A genomic segment from Deltaproteobacteria bacterium encodes:
- a CDS encoding phosphatidylglycerophosphatase A — protein sequence MRARARRTALPAAASSASTPTACPAAPFPCAGARSAAGRRRTAPRTPRARRRDTPAARGPGSTPHTDCRRTIPPESLARTVRLCIIACRHSPSENRAADCHPIAPPRVARAETAGAAACTAEVPVTWLAKLVATVVGAGYSPIAPGTAGTAVAAPLAYLAAGLPAWAFAALIAAVVAGGIWAAGRADAAWGTHDSGRIVIDEVAGYFVTVALVDRSDWWLLAAGFLVFRVLDIVKPPPVRWIDRQVGGGAGVVLDDVAAGALGAAIMVCLASWIG from the coding sequence ATACGCGCGCGCGCACGGCGAACCGCTCTGCCGGCCGCAGCATCCAGTGCAAGTACACCGACAGCGTGCCCAGCTGCTCCGTTTCCTTGTGCTGGGGCGCGCTCGGCCGCCGGCCGACGGCGCACAGCACCGCGAACACCACGAGCCCGCCGACGAGATACGCCAGCGGCACGAGGGCCGGGATCAACACCGCATACTGATTGTCGACGAACAATTCCACCGGAGAGCCTGGCTCGAACGGTACGACTCTGTATCATCGCGTGTCGTCACTCGCCAAGCGAAAACCGTGCCGCAGATTGCCATCCCATCGCGCCCCCGCGGGTCGCACGCGCCGAAACCGCCGGCGCTGCGGCCTGCACCGCGGAGGTTCCGGTGACCTGGCTCGCAAAGCTCGTGGCCACGGTCGTCGGTGCGGGGTACTCGCCGATCGCGCCGGGCACCGCCGGTACGGCGGTCGCCGCGCCGCTGGCGTACCTCGCGGCCGGGCTGCCGGCGTGGGCGTTTGCCGCGCTCATTGCGGCCGTCGTGGCCGGCGGCATCTGGGCGGCGGGCCGTGCGGACGCCGCGTGGGGCACCCACGACAGCGGCCGCATCGTCATCGACGAGGTCGCGGGCTATTTCGTGACGGTCGCGCTCGTCGACCGGTCGGACTGGTGGCTGCTCGCCGCGGGCTTCCTGGTGTTCCGCGTCCTCGACATCGTCAAACCGCCGCCGGTGCGCTGGATCGACCGCCAGGTGGGCGGCGGGGCCGGCGTCGTGCTCGACGATGTCGCCGCCGGCGCGCTGGGCGCCGCGATCATGGTATGCCTCGCATCGTGGATCGGTTAG
- a CDS encoding copper chaperone, whose translation MHSFIRRSFAFALPLAVASIGCIRTEDKPAARDPSPPRPATLAAAGSSADGKSCAGGAAHGDGQFDEDGYSCEHAADEHAGGCNQWDDEAAAVTRRPVPADAHWIAFDVEGMSCGGCERRIIANVGAIDGVAAVEASAELGRVRVAVAPGHEDAADAARRRIGELGYRVK comes from the coding sequence GTGCATTCGTTCATTCGCCGTTCGTTCGCATTTGCCCTGCCGCTCGCGGTTGCATCCATTGGTTGTATCCGCACCGAAGACAAGCCCGCCGCGCGGGATCCGTCGCCGCCTCGGCCGGCGACGCTCGCCGCCGCGGGCTCGAGCGCCGACGGAAAAAGCTGCGCCGGCGGTGCCGCGCACGGCGACGGCCAGTTCGACGAGGACGGCTATTCGTGCGAGCACGCGGCCGACGAGCACGCGGGCGGCTGCAACCAGTGGGACGACGAGGCCGCCGCGGTCACGCGCCGCCCGGTCCCGGCGGACGCCCACTGGATCGCGTTCGACGTCGAGGGCATGTCATGCGGCGGCTGCGAGCGACGCATCATCGCCAACGTCGGCGCGATCGACGGAGTCGCGGCCGTCGAGGCGAGCGCCGAGTTGGGCCGCGTGCGAGTCGCGGTGGCTCCCGGGCACGAGGACGCGGCGGACGCAGCCCGGCGCCGAATCGGCGAACTCGGCTACCGGGTCAAGTAG